Proteins from one Amycolatopsis benzoatilytica AK 16/65 genomic window:
- the pip gene encoding prolyl aminopeptidase, whose product MDELYPPTPVRADGMLDVGDGHRIYCQEAGNPDGKPVAVLHGGPGSGISPMMRRHFDPEAYRIILFDQRGSGRSTPKAGEDDLSANTLWHLVSDMELLRERLNIARWQLFGGSWGSTLALAYAQTYPARVSELVLRGVFTVRQRELDWLYRGGAANLFPAEWEAFVSPLPEAQQADPIAGYAELLRSPDRAVRERAAIAWSVWEGATVALLPQESFVHQYSNQEFAVTFARLAVHYFRHGAWLEEGQLIRDAGKLAGIPGVLVQGRYDAVCPPITAHQLHRAWPGSELKLVEGAGHAVSDPGVMAALRAAADSFR is encoded by the coding sequence ATGGACGAGCTCTACCCGCCGACTCCGGTGCGGGCCGACGGGATGCTGGACGTCGGCGACGGACACCGGATCTACTGCCAGGAAGCCGGGAACCCGGACGGGAAACCGGTCGCGGTGCTGCACGGCGGTCCGGGCAGCGGGATCTCGCCGATGATGCGCAGGCACTTCGACCCGGAGGCATACCGGATCATCCTGTTCGACCAGCGCGGGTCCGGGCGCAGCACGCCAAAGGCGGGCGAGGACGACCTCTCGGCGAACACGTTGTGGCACTTGGTGTCCGACATGGAGCTGCTGCGCGAACGGCTGAACATCGCACGCTGGCAGCTGTTCGGCGGTTCGTGGGGCTCCACCCTCGCTCTGGCCTACGCGCAGACTTACCCGGCGCGCGTGTCGGAACTGGTACTGCGCGGCGTGTTCACAGTCCGGCAGCGCGAACTCGACTGGCTTTACCGCGGCGGCGCGGCGAATCTGTTCCCCGCTGAGTGGGAAGCGTTCGTTTCACCGCTGCCGGAGGCACAGCAGGCGGACCCGATTGCCGGGTACGCGGAACTGCTGCGCTCCCCCGACCGCGCGGTGCGCGAACGGGCGGCGATCGCTTGGAGCGTCTGGGAAGGCGCGACGGTGGCCTTGCTGCCGCAAGAGTCCTTTGTGCACCAGTACTCCAACCAGGAATTCGCAGTGACGTTCGCCCGCCTCGCCGTGCACTACTTCCGGCATGGGGCGTGGCTGGAGGAAGGGCAGCTGATCCGGGACGCGGGGAAGCTGGCCGGCATCCCCGGAGTGCTGGTGCAGGGACGCTACGACGCGGTGTGCCCGCCGATCACCGCCCATCAGCTGCACCGGGCGTGGCCGGGTTCGGAACTGAAACTGGTCGAGGGCGCCGGGCACGCGGTCAGCGATCCCGGCGTGATGGCCGCGCTTCGGGCCGCCGCCGACAGCTTCCGATGA
- a CDS encoding ABC transporter permease, with the protein MSKPARVLLWTALGVGFAVIYFPLLVVLLNSVNADTTFGWPPKSFTLEWWGRAVTNEGALHALWTSVVAGLSATAIALVLGTMAAFALQKYRFFGRNSLSLLVILPIALPGIVTGIALNNAFRTIFGLDLGLMTAIVAHATFCIVVVFNNVVARLRRMGGNLEEASMDLGADGMTTFRLVTFPMLRSALLAGGLLAFALSFDEIIVTTFTLGTGMETLPIWIYNNLFRPNQAPVVNVVAAVLIVVSTVPVYLAQRLSGGDSSSGGRI; encoded by the coding sequence ATGTCGAAACCCGCCCGGGTGCTGCTGTGGACCGCGCTCGGCGTCGGATTCGCGGTGATCTACTTCCCGCTGCTGGTGGTCCTGCTCAACTCGGTCAACGCCGACACCACGTTCGGCTGGCCGCCCAAGAGCTTCACGCTCGAGTGGTGGGGCCGGGCGGTCACGAACGAAGGCGCGCTGCACGCGCTGTGGACGAGCGTCGTCGCCGGACTGTCGGCCACCGCGATCGCCCTGGTTCTCGGCACGATGGCCGCCTTCGCGCTGCAAAAGTACCGGTTTTTCGGCCGGAACTCGTTGTCGCTGCTGGTGATCCTGCCGATCGCGCTGCCCGGCATCGTCACCGGCATCGCGCTGAACAACGCGTTCCGCACGATTTTCGGCCTAGACCTCGGCCTGATGACGGCGATCGTCGCGCACGCCACGTTCTGCATCGTGGTGGTGTTCAACAACGTCGTCGCCCGGCTGCGCCGGATGGGAGGCAACCTCGAAGAGGCGTCGATGGACCTCGGCGCGGACGGCATGACGACCTTCCGCCTGGTGACCTTCCCGATGCTGCGCTCGGCGCTGCTGGCCGGCGGGCTGCTCGCGTTCGCGCTGTCGTTCGACGAGATCATCGTGACCACGTTCACCCTCGGCACCGGCATGGAAACGCTGCCGATCTGGATCTACAACAACCTGTTCCGGCCCAACCAGGCCCCGGTGGTCAACGTGGTCGCGGCGGTGCTGATCGTGGTGTCGACGGTGCCGGTCTACCTGGCGCAGCGGCTCTCCGGCGGCGACAGCTCCAGCGGCGGCCGGATCTGA
- a CDS encoding ABC transporter permease: MTAVSPPGHRLSAFFHRKPKLRLGLLLSAPMLWLGLAYLGALAALFITAFWTTDVYTGQVVTDWSFDNFVTLFSDSVYRTITFRTVGIALLVTVIDAVIAFPMAFAMAKLASPKTQRLLVILVMTPLWASYLVKAYAWRTLLSGNGVLNWLLGPVGLSGPGYGVTATVITLSYLWLPYMILPIYAGLERLPDSLVDASGDLGAKSFRTFRSVILPLTFPAIVAGSIFTFSLSLGDYIAVKIVGGTSQMLGNVVYDNIGAANNLPFAATVATVPVVIMLVYLAAVRRTGALDNL; encoded by the coding sequence ATGACCGCAGTGAGCCCGCCGGGCCATCGCCTCTCGGCTTTCTTCCACCGCAAACCCAAGCTGCGCCTAGGTCTCCTGCTGTCGGCCCCGATGCTCTGGCTCGGACTGGCCTACCTCGGCGCGCTCGCCGCCCTGTTCATCACGGCCTTCTGGACCACCGACGTCTACACCGGACAGGTGGTCACCGACTGGTCGTTCGACAACTTCGTCACTCTTTTCAGTGATTCGGTCTACCGCACGATCACCTTCCGCACGGTCGGCATCGCGTTGCTGGTGACCGTGATCGACGCGGTGATCGCCTTCCCGATGGCGTTCGCGATGGCCAAGCTGGCTTCGCCGAAGACGCAGCGCCTGCTGGTCATCCTGGTGATGACGCCGCTGTGGGCGAGCTACCTGGTGAAGGCGTACGCGTGGCGGACCCTGTTGTCCGGCAACGGAGTGCTGAACTGGCTGCTGGGCCCGGTCGGCCTGTCCGGCCCGGGCTACGGCGTCACGGCCACCGTGATCACGCTGTCCTACCTCTGGCTGCCGTACATGATCCTGCCGATCTACGCGGGTCTCGAGCGGCTGCCGGACTCGCTGGTGGACGCTTCCGGCGACCTGGGCGCGAAGTCCTTCCGCACGTTCCGGTCGGTGATCCTGCCGCTGACCTTCCCGGCCATCGTGGCGGGTTCGATCTTCACCTTCTCGCTGTCGCTCGGCGACTACATCGCGGTGAAGATCGTCGGCGGCACGTCGCAGATGCTCGGCAACGTCGTGTACGACAACATCGGCGCGGCCAACAACCTGCCGTTCGCCGCGACCGTGGCCACCGTGCCGGTCGTGATCATGCTCGTCTACTTGGCCGCGGTGCGCCGCACCGGCGCGCTGGACAACCTTTAG
- a CDS encoding ABC transporter substrate-binding protein: MKNRKTLLAGLCGVGLLLAACGTSGSDSKTGSAPGAQGFTPPKLAALTQLGQPEGQLNVLAWPGYAENGSNDPKVNWVTPFEQQTGCKVNVKPFGTSDEAVTLMKTGQYDVVSASGDASLRLVASGDVEPVNTALVPNYNDIYPFLKNKSWNSVNNVSYGIPHGWGANVLAYRTDKVTPEPKSWSPMFDEKSPYKGKVIAYDSPIYIADAALYLMAHRPDLGIKNPYALDDKQFAAAVDLLKKQRPLVSEYWSDYLKETQSLKNGDGVISTAWQVTVNLAKSEGAPVAATVPSEGATGWSDTWMVATKSQHKTCAYKWMDYIVSPKVNAQVAEYFGEAPANSKACAEFKDKSLCDTYHANDAAYAAKIQYWTTPIPQCLDGRTDVKCKDYGDWTRAWTEIKG; this comes from the coding sequence ATGAAGAACAGGAAGACGCTGCTCGCAGGGCTGTGCGGCGTAGGCCTCCTGCTCGCTGCCTGCGGCACCTCGGGCTCCGACTCCAAGACGGGGTCGGCGCCGGGCGCGCAGGGCTTCACGCCGCCCAAGCTGGCCGCGCTGACGCAGCTCGGCCAGCCGGAAGGCCAGCTCAACGTGCTCGCCTGGCCGGGTTACGCGGAGAACGGCTCGAACGACCCAAAGGTCAACTGGGTCACGCCGTTCGAACAGCAGACCGGCTGCAAGGTCAACGTCAAGCCGTTCGGTACCTCGGACGAGGCAGTCACGCTGATGAAGACCGGCCAGTACGACGTGGTTTCCGCCTCCGGCGACGCGTCGCTGCGGCTGGTCGCTTCGGGTGACGTCGAGCCGGTGAACACCGCGCTCGTGCCGAACTACAACGACATCTACCCGTTCCTCAAGAACAAGTCGTGGAACAGCGTCAACAACGTCTCCTACGGCATTCCGCACGGCTGGGGCGCGAACGTGCTCGCGTACCGGACCGACAAGGTTACGCCGGAGCCGAAGTCGTGGTCGCCGATGTTCGACGAGAAGTCGCCGTACAAGGGCAAGGTCATCGCCTACGACTCGCCGATCTACATCGCCGACGCCGCGCTGTACCTGATGGCGCACCGGCCGGACCTGGGCATCAAGAACCCGTACGCGTTGGACGACAAGCAGTTCGCCGCCGCGGTGGACCTGCTGAAGAAGCAGCGTCCGCTGGTTTCCGAGTACTGGTCGGACTACCTCAAGGAAACGCAGTCGCTCAAGAACGGCGACGGCGTGATCAGCACCGCCTGGCAGGTGACCGTGAACCTCGCCAAGAGCGAGGGCGCGCCGGTGGCCGCGACGGTGCCGAGCGAGGGCGCGACCGGCTGGTCGGACACCTGGATGGTCGCCACGAAGTCGCAGCACAAGACGTGTGCGTACAAGTGGATGGACTACATCGTGAGCCCGAAGGTGAACGCCCAGGTCGCCGAGTACTTCGGCGAGGCGCCGGCGAACTCCAAGGCATGCGCGGAGTTCAAGGACAAGTCGCTGTGCGACACCTACCACGCCAACGACGCCGCGTACGCCGCCAAGATCCAGTACTGGACCACGCCGATCCCGCAGTGCCTCGACGGCCGCACAGACGTCAAGTGCAAGGACTACGGCGACTGGACCCGCGCCTGGACTGAGATCAAGGGCTGA
- a CDS encoding ABC transporter ATP-binding protein: MPHQAPAETRRPGKRAPSGQPAIRLTGLEKHFDKVRAVDGVDLDIPPGEFFSMLGPSGSGKTTVLRMIAGFELPTAGTIELEGQDVSQLAPFDRDVNTVFQDYALFPHMTVRQNVEYGLKVKRVAKAERQSRAKEALRTVRLEDYGDRKPAQMSGGQRQRVALARALVNRPKVLLLDEPLGALDLKLRQTMQIELKQIQREVGITFVFVTHDQDEALTMSDRIAVFNAGRIEQVGTPVEVYERPATAFVAGFVGTSNLLSGRSAEAVIGKPGVYSIRPEKIRIDSDLASPAGPGETSATGSVTDVVYAGSTVRYAVALDAGGQLSVVRQNTSEPTEFADGRVRLRWRREHSFRVPEAG, translated from the coding sequence ATGCCCCATCAAGCCCCCGCCGAAACACGGCGCCCCGGCAAGCGCGCGCCGTCCGGCCAGCCGGCGATCCGGCTCACCGGACTGGAGAAGCATTTCGACAAGGTACGCGCCGTGGACGGGGTCGACCTCGACATCCCGCCCGGCGAGTTCTTCTCGATGCTCGGCCCGTCCGGCTCCGGCAAGACCACCGTGCTGAGGATGATCGCCGGGTTCGAACTGCCCACCGCGGGCACGATCGAACTGGAAGGCCAGGACGTCAGCCAGCTGGCGCCGTTCGACCGCGATGTGAACACGGTTTTCCAGGACTACGCGCTGTTCCCGCACATGACGGTGCGGCAGAACGTGGAGTACGGGCTGAAGGTCAAGCGGGTCGCGAAAGCCGAACGCCAGTCCCGGGCGAAGGAAGCGCTGCGCACGGTGCGGCTGGAGGACTACGGCGACCGCAAGCCTGCGCAGATGTCCGGCGGTCAGCGGCAGCGGGTAGCACTCGCGCGCGCTCTGGTGAATCGCCCGAAAGTGTTGCTGCTGGACGAACCCCTTGGTGCGCTCGACCTCAAGCTCCGCCAGACCATGCAGATCGAGCTCAAGCAGATCCAGCGCGAGGTCGGCATCACCTTCGTCTTCGTCACCCACGACCAGGACGAGGCGCTCACCATGAGCGACCGGATCGCGGTGTTCAACGCGGGCCGCATCGAACAGGTCGGCACTCCGGTGGAGGTTTACGAACGCCCGGCGACGGCGTTCGTGGCCGGTTTCGTCGGCACGTCCAACCTGCTGAGCGGGCGCAGCGCGGAAGCGGTGATCGGAAAGCCGGGCGTGTACAGCATCCGGCCGGAGAAGATCCGCATCGACAGCGATCTCGCGTCTCCGGCCGGTCCCGGCGAAACGTCCGCGACCGGTTCGGTGACGGATGTCGTGTATGCCGGATCGACTGTGCGCTACGCTGTCGCGCTCGATGCGGGGGGTCAGTTGTCCGTAGTCCGCCAGAACACCAGCGAGCCGACCGAGTTCGCCGACGGTCGCGTTCGCCTGCGCTGGCGCCGCGAACACAGTTTCCGGGTCCCCGAAGCCGGCTAG
- a CDS encoding gamma-aminobutyraldehyde dehydrogenase, whose protein sequence is MQELKHYVGGKYVDSLSGKVAEIVDPVTGRAYCTAPVAGAEDVDNALKVAAEAFESWRETTPAQRQLALLKIADALEARGEEIIRVEAQDTGKPFALTMQEELPAVIDQVRFFAGAARVLEGRAAGEYLEGHTSFIRREPVGVCAQVTPWNYPLMMAIWKIAPALAAGNTIVLKPSDTTPASTLLLAEICGEHLPAGVFNVICGDRDTGRALVEHEIPAMVSITGSVRAGIEVAGSAAHDVKRVHLELGGKAPVIVFSDADLEAAAEAIAVAGYFNAGQDCTAATRVLVHEDVHDTFVTALTRQAEANKTGTGEDAAYGPLNNAAQLEKVSGFIDRLPGHATVHCGGRRAGDEGYFYEATVVSGARQDDEIIQNEVFGPVITVQRFTEDDEALKLANGVPYGLASSVWTKDHQRAMRFSAKLDFGCVWINTHIPLVAEMPHGGFKRSGYGKDLSLYGLEDYTRVKHVMSAL, encoded by the coding sequence GTGCAGGAGTTGAAGCACTACGTCGGCGGCAAGTATGTCGATTCGCTGTCCGGGAAGGTCGCGGAGATCGTCGACCCGGTTACTGGACGTGCATACTGCACCGCGCCGGTGGCTGGCGCCGAGGACGTCGACAACGCGCTCAAGGTCGCCGCGGAGGCGTTCGAAAGCTGGCGCGAGACGACCCCGGCGCAGCGGCAGCTGGCGCTGCTGAAGATCGCCGACGCGCTCGAAGCGCGGGGCGAGGAGATCATCCGGGTCGAAGCGCAGGACACCGGCAAGCCGTTCGCGCTGACCATGCAGGAGGAACTGCCCGCGGTCATCGACCAAGTGCGCTTCTTCGCCGGTGCCGCCCGCGTGCTCGAAGGCCGCGCGGCCGGTGAGTACCTGGAGGGCCACACGTCGTTCATCCGGCGCGAACCGGTCGGCGTCTGCGCCCAGGTGACGCCGTGGAACTACCCGCTGATGATGGCGATCTGGAAGATCGCGCCCGCGCTCGCGGCCGGCAACACCATCGTGCTCAAGCCCTCCGACACCACCCCGGCCTCCACGCTGCTGCTCGCCGAGATCTGCGGCGAGCACCTGCCAGCCGGGGTGTTCAACGTGATCTGCGGCGACCGCGACACCGGCCGCGCCCTGGTAGAGCACGAGATTCCCGCGATGGTGTCGATCACCGGCTCGGTGCGGGCCGGCATCGAGGTCGCCGGTTCGGCGGCGCACGACGTCAAGCGGGTGCACCTGGAACTCGGCGGCAAGGCCCCGGTGATCGTCTTCTCGGACGCCGACCTGGAAGCCGCCGCGGAAGCCATCGCGGTCGCCGGGTACTTCAACGCCGGCCAGGACTGCACCGCCGCCACCCGGGTCCTCGTGCACGAAGACGTGCACGACACCTTCGTCACCGCGCTCACCCGTCAGGCCGAGGCCAACAAGACCGGTACCGGCGAAGACGCCGCCTACGGCCCGCTCAACAACGCCGCCCAGCTGGAGAAGGTTTCCGGCTTCATCGACCGGCTCCCCGGGCACGCGACCGTCCACTGTGGAGGGCGACGCGCCGGCGACGAGGGCTACTTCTACGAGGCCACCGTGGTTTCCGGCGCTCGCCAGGACGACGAGATCATCCAGAACGAGGTGTTCGGCCCGGTCATCACCGTGCAGCGGTTCACCGAGGACGACGAGGCGCTCAAGCTCGCCAACGGCGTCCCGTACGGCCTGGCGTCGTCGGTGTGGACCAAGGACCACCAGCGCGCCATGCGGTTCTCCGCGAAGCTCGACTTCGGCTGCGTGTGGATCAACACGCACATCCCGCTCGTGGCCGAGATGCCGCACGGCGGGTTCAAGCGGTCCGGCTACGGCAAGGACCTTTCTCTGTACGGCCTCGAGGACTACACCCGCGTCAAGCATGTGATGAGCGCGCTGTAG
- a CDS encoding FadR/GntR family transcriptional regulator, with product MRKEMSNSARLAMFAPLDQVGRAEAVAARLFDAITLGLLDDAEQLPSEAELAAQFRVSTVTVREALAVLRQQGLVETRRGRGGGSFVRTPEWPAQSSWAERLRLVSMAELRDFGDHYLAVAGSAAKLAAERSTPEDLERLRLTAEDLLGATGPDATRAERHFHLEVAAAAQSPRLTNQEVQLQGEHGVLLWAPLGDEEACRGSYAEHQAIVTAIAAADGDRARALTEDHILSALDRLADLHLTLETP from the coding sequence ATGCGCAAGGAGATGTCGAACAGCGCACGACTGGCGATGTTCGCTCCGCTGGATCAGGTGGGGCGCGCGGAGGCGGTCGCGGCGCGGCTGTTCGACGCCATCACCCTGGGCCTGCTCGACGACGCCGAACAGCTGCCGAGCGAAGCCGAGCTCGCCGCGCAGTTCCGGGTTTCGACCGTCACTGTCCGCGAGGCGCTGGCCGTGCTGCGGCAGCAGGGCCTGGTGGAAACCCGCCGCGGCCGGGGCGGCGGGAGCTTCGTGCGCACGCCGGAGTGGCCGGCGCAGAGCTCCTGGGCCGAACGCCTGCGCCTGGTGTCGATGGCCGAGCTGCGCGACTTCGGCGACCACTACCTGGCCGTCGCCGGTTCCGCCGCGAAACTCGCCGCGGAACGCAGCACGCCCGAAGACCTCGAACGGCTGCGCCTCACCGCGGAAGACCTCCTCGGCGCGACCGGCCCGGACGCGACCCGCGCGGAACGGCACTTCCACCTCGAAGTCGCCGCCGCCGCCCAGTCCCCGCGGCTCACCAACCAGGAAGTTCAGCTGCAGGGCGAACACGGGGTGTTGCTCTGGGCGCCCCTCGGCGACGAGGAAGCCTGCCGCGGGTCCTACGCTGAGCACCAGGCGATCGTCACCGCGATCGCCGCCGCCGACGGCGATCGGGCGCGCGCGCTGACCGAGGACCACATTCTCAGTGCACTCGACCGTCTCGCCGATCTGCACTTAACGCTCGAAACGCCGTAA